One segment of Streptosporangium brasiliense DNA contains the following:
- a CDS encoding beta-N-acetylhexosaminidase gives MIPRPTLIAPAEGCFVLGHDTAIASDPAFEHVGHWLRGALGPATRFALPSGPPGPGTIQLVHAADLAGDAYRLQVTSATVRIEAGDPAGAFYGAQTLRQMLPADAFRAGAVGRGPWSVPAVTVEDAPRFAWRGVLIDVARRFLPKNDLLRYIDLLATHKLNVLHLHLTDDQGWRLEIKRFPRLTEVGAWRRESTVGAVVHGQYDGRPHGGYYTQDDIREIVAYAADRFITVVPEIDLPGHTQAAIAAYPELGNLDEPLPVGTTWGVVENVLNVEDRTIAFFKAVFDEVLELFPGDYVCVGGDEVPKAQWRDSPAAKGRMRELGLRDEDELQSWFVHQFTEYLIARGRKPYAWDEILEGGLPRGTTVASWRGTFGAVTAARLGHDVVTCPFTDLYLDFRQSGDPAEPVPIGNVISLEAVYGFEPVPPELTGEESRRVLGAQANIWTEHIDSPRHLDYMAFPRLAAFAEVVWGPRRRDFTDFRRRLRSHERRLEALGVEFRPEHGPHPWQTRPDAAGLPHDHAEVDAQVRRWTANIVAHYGRPEV, from the coding sequence GTGATCCCCCGGCCGACCCTGATCGCCCCGGCCGAAGGCTGTTTCGTCCTCGGCCATGACACCGCCATCGCCTCCGACCCGGCATTCGAGCATGTGGGCCACTGGCTGCGAGGCGCGCTCGGTCCGGCGACGCGGTTCGCGCTGCCGTCCGGTCCACCCGGCCCCGGAACGATCCAGCTCGTCCACGCGGCGGATCTGGCCGGAGACGCCTACCGCCTCCAGGTCACCTCCGCCACCGTCCGGATCGAGGCGGGCGATCCCGCGGGGGCCTTCTACGGCGCGCAGACCCTGCGCCAGATGCTCCCCGCCGACGCCTTCCGCGCCGGAGCGGTCGGGCGCGGCCCGTGGTCCGTGCCCGCCGTGACCGTCGAGGACGCGCCCCGCTTCGCCTGGCGCGGGGTGCTGATCGACGTCGCGAGGAGGTTCCTCCCCAAGAATGATCTGCTGCGCTACATCGACCTGCTGGCGACGCACAAGCTGAACGTGTTGCACCTGCACCTCACCGACGACCAGGGCTGGCGGCTGGAGATCAAGCGCTTCCCCCGGCTCACCGAGGTCGGCGCGTGGCGCCGCGAGTCGACCGTGGGCGCAGTGGTCCACGGGCAGTACGACGGGCGGCCGCACGGCGGTTACTACACCCAGGACGACATCCGGGAGATCGTCGCCTACGCCGCCGACCGGTTCATCACGGTGGTGCCCGAGATCGACCTGCCCGGTCACACCCAGGCCGCCATCGCCGCCTACCCCGAACTCGGCAACCTCGACGAGCCCCTGCCCGTCGGCACCACCTGGGGTGTGGTGGAGAACGTCCTCAACGTCGAGGACCGCACCATCGCCTTCTTCAAGGCGGTCTTCGACGAGGTGCTGGAGCTCTTCCCCGGCGACTACGTCTGCGTGGGCGGCGACGAGGTCCCGAAGGCGCAGTGGCGCGACAGTCCGGCGGCGAAGGGGCGGATGCGCGAACTCGGGCTGCGGGACGAGGACGAGCTGCAGAGCTGGTTCGTCCACCAGTTCACCGAGTATCTCATCGCCCGCGGGCGCAAGCCGTACGCCTGGGACGAGATCCTGGAAGGCGGCCTGCCGCGCGGCACGACCGTGGCGTCGTGGCGGGGAACCTTCGGGGCCGTCACCGCCGCCAGGCTCGGGCACGACGTGGTGACCTGCCCGTTCACCGATCTCTACCTCGACTTCCGGCAGTCCGGCGATCCGGCGGAGCCGGTGCCCATCGGCAACGTCATCAGCCTTGAGGCCGTCTACGGGTTCGAGCCCGTGCCGCCTGAACTCACCGGGGAGGAGTCACGGCGCGTCCTCGGCGCCCAGGCGAACATCTGGACCGAGCACATCGACTCCCCACGGCATCTCGACTACATGGCCTTCCCGCGACTGGCGGCCTTCGCCGAGGTCGTGTGGGGGCCACGACGGCGCGACTTCACCGACTTCCGCAGGCGCCTGCGTTCCCACGAGCGCCGGCTGGAGGCGCTCGGCGTGGAGTTCAGGCCCGAGCACGGGCCTCACCCGTGGCAGACCCGGCCCGACGCGGCCGGTCTGCCTCATGACCACGCGGAGGTCGACGCGCAGGTCCGGCGGTGGACCGCGAACATCGTCGCCCACTACGGCCGGCCGGAAGTCTGA
- a CDS encoding N-6 DNA methylase, translated as MEESQDITVNAGDIARLASVGRAAVSNWRRRHDDFPQPVGGTASSPLFSLPEIAAWLRRNGKSFEVSLGDLVWQRLRTSADDLRLGDLVGRVGAFLLFLQREPAAWREHGTQSLTGLAAATTDLPGHPDLRLDDLALVRLVAELAAERGPLETFEFLCERYVEAHSRQLSVTRDDVAALMSRLADPDGGTVLDPACGVGTLLLHTGSPLGQEINETNALLAAVRLLLRGAGARIVAGDSLREDGLAGELADAVVCDPPFNERAWGYEELTGDPRWEYGLPPRGESELAWVQHCLAHVRPGGLVAILMPAAAAGRRPGKRIRGNLLRTGALRAVVTLGPGGPDLWMLRRPDGGRPPSQLLMMDAGEDLSAVEAAWRAYTRDPEAELSGDCRTVRIIDLLDDEVDLSPARHRPQQGGPDFLRDFTGTLDRFRDITATLPEGPPALELLAERQDLPTTTVGELAKAGLISILQAPAKMSAEEGPLPVLTADDTALGASPSGWTTLDPALVMVRPGDVVTTALGAVRVITRSGAALGPQLTLYRVDPQRLDPDFLAGFLRSADATRVHSSSSRLDVRRARVPMLPLADQRKYGTAFRELFALEDRVRETTALGETLIRLGFDGLVDGHLRPCDQGV; from the coding sequence ATGGAGGAGAGCCAGGACATCACGGTGAACGCGGGCGACATCGCCCGGCTCGCCTCCGTCGGCCGTGCCGCGGTGAGCAACTGGCGCCGCCGCCACGACGACTTTCCCCAGCCCGTGGGCGGTACGGCCTCCAGCCCGCTGTTCTCCCTGCCCGAGATCGCCGCGTGGTTGCGTCGCAACGGCAAATCTTTCGAGGTCTCCCTCGGCGACCTGGTCTGGCAGCGGCTGCGGACCTCGGCCGACGACCTGCGCCTGGGCGACCTGGTGGGCCGGGTCGGCGCGTTCCTGCTGTTCTTGCAACGGGAGCCGGCGGCGTGGCGGGAGCACGGCACACAGTCTCTCACCGGCCTGGCCGCCGCGACGACAGATCTTCCCGGCCACCCCGATCTGCGGCTGGACGACCTCGCGCTCGTCAGGCTGGTGGCCGAACTGGCCGCCGAACGGGGACCGCTGGAGACCTTCGAGTTCCTCTGCGAGCGCTACGTCGAGGCCCACTCCCGCCAGCTCTCGGTCACCCGGGACGACGTGGCCGCGCTGATGTCCCGCCTGGCCGACCCGGACGGGGGGACCGTCCTGGACCCGGCCTGCGGCGTCGGGACCCTCCTGCTGCACACCGGCTCCCCGCTCGGCCAGGAGATCAACGAGACGAACGCGCTGCTCGCCGCCGTCCGGCTGCTGCTGCGCGGGGCCGGGGCGCGGATCGTCGCCGGCGACTCGCTGCGCGAGGACGGCCTGGCCGGCGAGCTCGCCGACGCCGTGGTCTGCGACCCCCCTTTCAACGAGCGCGCGTGGGGCTACGAGGAGCTGACCGGCGACCCCCGCTGGGAGTACGGCCTGCCGCCGCGCGGGGAGTCCGAGCTCGCCTGGGTGCAGCACTGCCTGGCCCATGTCCGGCCGGGCGGCCTGGTGGCGATCCTGATGCCGGCCGCGGCGGCCGGGCGCCGCCCCGGCAAACGGATCCGGGGCAACCTGCTGCGCACCGGGGCGCTGCGGGCCGTGGTGACGCTCGGCCCCGGCGGTCCCGACCTGTGGATGCTGCGCCGCCCCGACGGCGGGCGGCCCCCCTCCCAGCTGCTGATGATGGACGCGGGCGAGGACCTGTCGGCCGTGGAGGCCGCCTGGCGGGCCTACACACGGGACCCGGAGGCCGAGCTGTCCGGCGACTGCCGTACGGTGCGGATCATCGACCTGCTCGACGACGAGGTGGACCTCAGCCCGGCCCGGCACCGCCCGCAGCAGGGCGGCCCCGACTTCCTGCGGGACTTCACCGGCACCCTCGACCGCTTCCGTGACATCACGGCCACGCTGCCGGAGGGGCCTCCGGCCCTTGAGCTGCTCGCCGAACGGCAGGACCTGCCGACCACCACCGTCGGCGAGCTGGCCAAGGCGGGCCTGATCTCCATCCTGCAGGCCCCGGCCAAGATGTCGGCCGAGGAGGGACCGCTCCCGGTCCTGACCGCCGACGACACCGCCCTGGGCGCGTCTCCCTCCGGATGGACCACCCTCGACCCCGCCCTGGTCATGGTCAGGCCCGGTGACGTCGTGACCACCGCCCTGGGCGCGGTCCGGGTGATCACGCGGAGCGGCGCGGCGCTCGGTCCGCAGCTCACCCTCTACCGGGTGGACCCGCAGCGGCTCGACCCCGACTTCCTCGCCGGGTTCCTGCGCTCGGCCGACGCCACCCGCGTCCACTCCAGCTCCAGCCGCCTCGACGTGCGGCGGGCGCGGGTACCCATGCTGCCCCTGGCCGACCAGCGGAAGTACGGCACGGCCTTCCGCGAGCTGTTCGCGTTGGAAGACCGGGTGCGCGAGACGACGGCGCTGGGGGAAACGCTGATCCGGCTAGGCTTTGACGGACTGGTCGACGGCCACCTCCGGCCGTGCGACCAAGGGGTGTGA
- a CDS encoding Gfo/Idh/MocA family protein: MTVSLAVLGAGMRGFIYAREAVRTGRGRIVAVAEPDRGRRERFAAEFGLSPAGTFHDWAEMAAAGKVADAVVIATQDHLHVDPAVAFAELGYHILLEKPMAPVEADARRIVAAVQRHSVILAVGHVLRYTPYTLALKAVIDQGRLGDLASVQHLEPVGWWHQAHSFVRGNWRRADTSGPMLLTKSCHDIDWLLHVIGLRPVRVSSFGGLLHFRPENRPAGAGERCTGCAVEADCPYSATRFYLGCLGDPKTEFWPLGAVTAEPTAEAVLHALETGPYGRCVYDCDNDVVDQQVVSMEFEGGVTASFTMTAFTPLEHRRTRLFGTHGYLEGDGTTLRIVDFRTGEEELIDTRSGAGASAADGHGGGDAGLTAAFLDAVAAGDQTLLGCDPHEALAGHLLVWAAERARETGTVQTL, translated from the coding sequence ATGACTGTGAGTCTTGCCGTGCTCGGCGCGGGGATGCGGGGATTCATCTACGCCAGGGAAGCGGTGCGGACCGGACGCGGACGGATCGTGGCCGTCGCCGAGCCCGACCGGGGGCGCAGGGAGAGGTTCGCCGCCGAGTTCGGCCTCTCCCCCGCCGGAACCTTCCATGACTGGGCGGAGATGGCCGCAGCCGGCAAGGTCGCCGACGCCGTCGTGATCGCGACCCAGGACCACCTGCACGTCGACCCCGCGGTGGCCTTCGCGGAGCTGGGCTACCACATCCTGCTGGAGAAACCGATGGCGCCGGTGGAAGCCGACGCCCGGCGGATCGTCGCGGCGGTCCAACGCCATTCGGTCATCCTCGCCGTAGGACATGTCCTGCGCTACACGCCCTACACCCTGGCGCTGAAGGCCGTGATCGACCAGGGCAGGCTCGGCGACCTGGCGAGTGTCCAGCATCTCGAACCGGTCGGCTGGTGGCACCAGGCGCATTCGTTCGTGCGCGGGAACTGGCGGCGGGCCGACACCTCGGGACCCATGCTGCTGACCAAGTCCTGTCATGACATCGACTGGCTGCTGCACGTGATCGGCCTGCGGCCGGTCCGAGTGTCCTCCTTCGGCGGCCTGCTCCACTTCCGGCCGGAGAACCGCCCGGCCGGCGCGGGCGAGCGGTGCACCGGCTGTGCCGTCGAGGCCGACTGCCCCTACTCGGCCACCCGCTTCTACCTGGGCTGCCTGGGCGATCCGAAGACCGAGTTCTGGCCCCTCGGCGCCGTCACCGCCGAGCCGACGGCCGAGGCCGTCCTCCACGCGCTGGAGACCGGTCCCTACGGCCGGTGCGTCTACGACTGCGACAACGACGTGGTGGATCAGCAGGTGGTGTCGATGGAGTTCGAGGGCGGAGTCACCGCGTCGTTCACCATGACCGCGTTCACCCCGCTGGAGCACCGCAGAACCCGGCTGTTCGGCACGCACGGCTATCTCGAGGGAGACGGCACGACACTGCGGATCGTGGACTTCCGCACGGGCGAGGAGGAGCTGATCGACACGCGGAGCGGGGCGGGGGCGTCGGCGGCGGACGGCCACGGAGGAGGAGACGCGGGCCTGACGGCGGCCTTCCTCGACGCCGTGGCCGCGGGAGACCAGACACTGCTCGGATGTGACCCGCATGAGGCACTCGCGGGCCATCTGCTCGTCTGGGCGGCGGAGCGCGCTCGCGAGACCGGGACGGTGCAGACCCTGTGA
- a CDS encoding PP2C family protein-serine/threonine phosphatase, with protein sequence MALNEGLALRYAARSDVGVRREANEDSGYASARLLAIADGMGGHAGGEVASSLAVTAMVALDERLPDSGVDLTAALKDAARDVNHTLHDMSEQDPTLRGMGTTLTAMLWDGATFALAHVGDSRAYMLRDGALYQITHDHTLVQSLVDEGRITPEQAAEHPRRSMVLRVLEGTGDGELDLSLREAQPDDRYLLCSDGLTGVVGPETLFNTLTEIDDPAEAARWLIDLANRGGGPDNITCIVADFGAHPVSAERSVVGAAAERRLAH encoded by the coding sequence ATGGCACTGAACGAAGGATTGGCACTGCGCTACGCGGCCCGCTCCGACGTAGGCGTCCGCCGTGAGGCGAACGAGGACTCGGGCTACGCGAGCGCGCGCCTGCTCGCCATAGCCGACGGCATGGGCGGCCACGCGGGTGGAGAGGTCGCCAGCTCACTCGCCGTGACAGCCATGGTGGCGCTGGACGAGCGTCTTCCCGACAGCGGTGTCGACCTGACCGCCGCGCTGAAGGACGCGGCCAGAGACGTCAACCACACCCTGCACGACATGAGCGAGCAGGACCCCACGCTGCGGGGGATGGGCACCACCCTGACCGCCATGCTCTGGGACGGCGCCACCTTCGCCCTCGCCCACGTCGGCGACTCCCGCGCCTACATGCTGCGCGACGGCGCCCTCTACCAGATCACCCACGACCACACCCTGGTCCAGTCGCTGGTGGACGAGGGCCGGATCACCCCGGAGCAGGCCGCCGAGCACCCGCGCCGGTCCATGGTGCTGCGGGTCCTGGAGGGCACCGGTGACGGTGAGCTGGACCTGTCGCTGCGCGAGGCCCAGCCCGACGACCGCTACCTGCTCTGCTCCGACGGCCTGACCGGCGTGGTCGGTCCGGAGACCCTCTTCAACACGCTGACCGAGATCGACGACCCGGCCGAGGCGGCGCGCTGGCTCATCGACCTGGCGAACCGGGGCGGCGGTCCCGACAACATCACCTGCATCGTGGCCGACTTCGGCGCCCACCCGGTCTCCGCCGAGCGGTCCGTCGTGGGCGCCGCGGCCGAGCGGAGACTGGCGCACTGA
- a CDS encoding MBL fold metallo-hydrolase has protein sequence MEGRWIEVADRVLVRRYTELDLSVGLVMGDGGCLVVDTRGDERQGAELAAEVRRITRDPWTVVITHSHFDHSFGTRPFLDCPVWAQEGCRADLIADGAGTKEAWARRYRQEGRADIADDIAKTEIVLPDRLVTDRAELTVGGREIVMAYFGRGHSSNDLVVHVPDAGVVFAGDLVENGAPPAYGDAYPLEWPAAVAGLLGLAGEGTVVPGHGDPMDRRSVTAQHADITAVAGLCREVAAGRMSVPEAVRLSPYPEDTIRAALQRPAG, from the coding sequence ATGGAAGGTCGATGGATCGAAGTGGCCGACAGGGTGCTGGTGCGCCGTTACACGGAACTGGACCTGTCGGTGGGACTGGTCATGGGTGACGGCGGCTGCCTGGTGGTCGACACGCGAGGCGACGAGCGGCAAGGGGCGGAGCTCGCCGCGGAGGTGCGGCGGATCACCCGGGATCCGTGGACGGTGGTGATCACTCACTCGCACTTCGACCACAGCTTCGGCACCCGGCCGTTCCTGGACTGCCCCGTCTGGGCGCAGGAGGGGTGCCGGGCCGACCTGATCGCGGACGGGGCCGGGACGAAGGAGGCCTGGGCGCGGCGTTACCGGCAGGAGGGACGTGCCGACATCGCCGACGACATCGCCAAGACGGAGATCGTGCTGCCGGACCGCCTCGTGACCGACCGGGCGGAGCTGACCGTCGGCGGGCGCGAGATCGTCATGGCCTACTTCGGCCGCGGCCACTCCAGCAACGACCTCGTGGTCCACGTCCCGGACGCCGGTGTGGTGTTCGCCGGTGACCTGGTGGAGAACGGCGCGCCGCCGGCGTACGGCGACGCCTACCCGCTCGAATGGCCGGCCGCCGTCGCCGGGCTGCTCGGGCTGGCCGGCGAGGGCACCGTGGTGCCCGGCCACGGGGATCCGATGGACCGCCGGTCCGTCACCGCCCAGCACGCCGATATCACCGCCGTCGCCGGGCTCTGCCGGGAGGTGGCCGCCGGCCGGATGAGCGTGCCGGAGGCCGTACGGCTGTCGCCCTACCCCGAGGACACCATCAGGGCCGCCCTCCAGCGTCCGGCGGGCTAG
- a CDS encoding phosphoribosylaminoimidazolesuccinocarboxamide synthase encodes MTTRRSTRRSGGGPRTSSPTTAGRKSDRPAAPRPPFRYRQAADYSVTAWCTSTRSRESRENTVKLLHSGKVRDVYEDRGDIILVASDRVSVYDVILPTPIPDKGKILTQLSLWWFEQLADIVPNHVISATDVPAEFEGRAVRCRKLRMVPVECIARGYLTGGGLAEYRTQGAVSGVPLPPGLVDGDRLPEPIFTPTTKAPLGQHDESIAFDQVVAQEGAEVAAELRRITLAVYGRGAELARERGVIIADTKIELGWAADGTLVLGDEVLTSDSSRFWPADRWEPGHPQFSFDKQYVRDWATGTGWDKKEPAPEVPAEVVEATRARYVEAYERITGKTW; translated from the coding sequence ATGACCACGCGGAGGTCGACGCGCAGGTCCGGCGGTGGACCGCGAACATCGTCGCCCACTACGGCCGGCCGGAAGTCTGACCGGCCGGCGGCTCCGCGGCCTCCTTTCCGGTATCGCCAGGCGGCCGATTACTCTGTTACCGCCTGGTGTACCAGCACGAGATCGCGCGAGAGCAGGGAAAACACAGTGAAGCTTCTCCACTCCGGGAAGGTCCGCGACGTATACGAGGACCGGGGGGACATCATCCTCGTGGCCTCCGACCGCGTGTCGGTCTACGACGTGATCCTGCCCACGCCCATCCCCGACAAGGGGAAGATCCTCACGCAGCTCTCCCTGTGGTGGTTCGAGCAGCTCGCCGACATCGTGCCCAACCACGTCATCTCCGCCACCGACGTGCCCGCCGAGTTCGAGGGCCGCGCCGTACGGTGCCGGAAGCTGAGGATGGTGCCGGTCGAGTGCATCGCGCGCGGTTACCTGACCGGCGGCGGGCTTGCGGAGTACAGGACACAGGGGGCGGTCTCGGGTGTGCCGCTGCCGCCCGGCCTGGTGGACGGCGACAGGCTCCCCGAGCCGATCTTCACCCCGACCACCAAGGCCCCGCTCGGCCAGCACGACGAGTCCATCGCCTTCGACCAGGTGGTCGCGCAGGAGGGCGCGGAGGTCGCCGCGGAGCTGCGCCGGATCACGCTCGCGGTCTACGGGCGCGGCGCGGAGCTGGCGCGCGAGCGCGGCGTCATCATCGCCGACACCAAGATCGAGCTGGGCTGGGCCGCCGACGGCACGCTCGTGCTCGGTGACGAGGTGCTGACCTCCGACTCCTCGCGGTTCTGGCCCGCCGACCGGTGGGAGCCCGGCCACCCGCAGTTCTCCTTCGACAAGCAGTACGTCCGCGACTGGGCGACCGGCACGGGCTGGGACAAGAAGGAGCCCGCGCCGGAGGTGCCCGCCGAGGTCGTGGAGGCCACCCGGGCCCGCTACGTCGAGGCGTACGAGCGCATCACCGGCAAGACCTGGTAG
- a CDS encoding serine/threonine-protein kinase: protein MVIGDRYVLDDLPLAQGGMGAVYGGHDKHLDRRVAVKFLRLLTGPDEELNRRFLREARILAKLEHPGAPVLYDFGTFDHRLFQVMQFIDGVTVADLLSEHGPLPVPWAAAIAAQACAVLSAAHALSIYHRDLKPTNLMLCPDGSVKVLDFGLAMLRETDSTRFTRVGQILGTPAYMAPEQIQRGLVDPRSDLYALGCVIHEMLTGRQLFTGPTEYAVYERQVKERPPAVPGVPAELNRLIEDLLEKDPDRRPAGAEILYERLQPFAVDLPMLPGFLNPPSVPSPGRMYARVVGRVLA, encoded by the coding sequence ATGGTCATCGGCGACCGATACGTGCTCGACGACCTCCCTCTCGCCCAGGGCGGCATGGGCGCCGTCTACGGCGGCCACGACAAGCACCTCGACCGCAGGGTGGCCGTCAAGTTCCTGCGGCTGCTGACCGGCCCCGACGAGGAGCTGAACCGGCGTTTCCTCCGTGAGGCCCGCATCCTGGCGAAGCTGGAGCACCCCGGCGCGCCGGTCCTCTACGACTTCGGCACCTTCGACCACCGGCTCTTCCAGGTGATGCAGTTCATCGACGGCGTCACCGTGGCCGACCTGCTCAGCGAGCACGGCCCCCTCCCGGTCCCCTGGGCGGCCGCGATCGCCGCCCAGGCCTGCGCCGTGCTGTCGGCCGCCCACGCGCTGTCCATCTACCACCGCGACCTCAAGCCGACCAACCTGATGCTCTGCCCCGACGGCAGCGTCAAGGTCCTCGACTTCGGCCTCGCCATGCTCCGCGAGACCGACTCCACCCGCTTCACCCGGGTCGGCCAGATCCTCGGCACCCCGGCCTACATGGCTCCCGAGCAGATCCAGCGCGGCCTCGTCGATCCCCGCAGTGACCTCTACGCCCTCGGCTGCGTCATCCACGAGATGCTCACGGGCCGGCAGCTGTTCACCGGGCCCACCGAATACGCCGTCTACGAGCGCCAGGTGAAGGAACGGCCGCCCGCCGTCCCGGGCGTCCCGGCCGAGCTGAACCGGCTGATCGAGGACCTCCTGGAGAAGGACCCCGACCGGCGCCCCGCCGGGGCCGAGATCCTCTACGAACGCCTGCAGCCCTTCGCCGTCGACCTGCCCATGCTCCCCGGCTTCCTCAACCCTCCGTCGGTCCCCAGCCCCGGCCGGATGTACGCCCGGGTCGTCGGCCGCGTCCTCGCCTGA